In the genome of Dyadobacter fermentans DSM 18053, the window CGGGTAGCCGGGTGCCGGACGAATGCCTTTGTATTCTTCTTTGATGAGCTCTTCGTTGGAGAAGCTCTCCTCTTTGGCATAACCCCAAAGCTCCTTCCGCACCTTTTCGTGCATTAATTCCGCCAATGCTTCCACCAAACGGTCGGCAAGGGCTTTGATCATAATGCTGTTGTAATCGTCGTGGTCCTTCTCGTATTTTTCGAGCAGCGCCTCTATTCCTACACCTGCCGTCACCGCAAAACCACCCACATAATCGGTATGGCCCGATTCGAGCGGTGCTACGAAGTCGGACAAGCAGTAATTGGGCAGGTTGGCAGCTTTCTGGCTTTGCTGGCGCAGATGGTGCAATACCGCAGCGGTATCGGCCACAAGCTCGCCTGCATTCAGGTTTTCGACGCCTTGCTGACTGATTTTATATTCAATATGCTGATGCGACCCGTGACGTTCGCAAAGCACCTCCCTCGTTTCTTCGTTGAAATGGTGCAGCACAATGTCGTCACCGATCGAGTTGGCGGGCCAGAAACCCACTACGGCGCGGGCTTTCAGTGTTTTATCGCGAATAATCTCACCGAGCAGCACGGCTGCATCTTCGAATAACCGCTGTGCTTCCTTCCCAACCACGGCATCATCGAAAATCTTAGGATATTTTCCGTGCAGCTGCCAGGTCTGGAAGAATGGCGTCCAGTCAATGTATTTCGAAATTTCGGCCAGATCGTAATCGTCGTACACCCGCGTACCCAGGAACTGCGGTTTCACTGCCTGGAAGTTTGTCCAATCGATTTTGGCCTTGTTGTCCCTCGCTTTGCCGATGGCCACATGCGCTTTTTCACCGCCGCGTTTTGAGTGGTCGTCGCGCAGCTTGGCGTATTCGGCTTTGATATCCGCCAGCACTTCGGCCTGGCTTTGCTCGCTCTGGATGAGCTTACCGGCCACCGGCACCGAACGGGAGGCATCGAGCACGTGGATCACCGGTCCCGAGTAATTCGGGTCGATTTTCACCGCCGTATGAATGCGGGATGTAGTAGCACCGCCGATGAGCAACGGCATTTTCATGCTGCGGCGCTCCATTTCTTTGGCCACACCCACCATTTCGTCCAGCGATGGCGTGATCAGCCCCGACAGACCGATGATATCCACATTATGTTCCTGCGCAGCGGCCAGGATCTTGTCGGTCGGCACCATTACGCCCAGGTCGATGATCTCGTAATTGTTACAGCCAAGCACCACGCCCACAATGTTTTTACCAATGTCGTGAACATCGCCTTTAACGGTAGCAAGCAGAATCTTACCGGCCGATGAACCGCCGTCCTGTTTCTCCGCCTCGATAAATGGCTGCAAATAAGCCACAGCCTTTTTCATCACACGCGCCGATTTCACAACCTGCGGCAGGAACATTTTCCCTTCGCCGAACAAGTCGCCGACGATGCTCATGCCATCCATCAATGGGCCTTCGATCACTTCCAGCGGACGATCGAACAGCAAGCGGCATTCCTCGGTGTCTTCATCCACATAATCAGCAATGCCTTTCACCAATGCGTGAGAAATTCGCTCTTTCACAGGAAGTTGTCTCCAAGAAAGATCCGGACCACTTTGCGATTTGCCCTTGTCTTTTACGGTTTCCGCATAAGTTACCAAACGTTCCGTGGCATCCGCGCGGCGGTTAAGCAGCACATCCTCCACCAGTTCCAGCACGTCTTTCGGAATTTCATCATAAATGCCGATCTGGCCTGCGTTCACGATGCCCATATCCATTCCCGCCTTGATCGCGTGGTACAGGAACGCCGTGTGGATTGCCTCACGCACCGGCTCGTTCCCGCGGAAACTGAACGACACGTTGGAAACACCACCCGATACTTTCGCATGCGGCAGGTTTTCCTTGATCCATCTCACACTGTTGATAAAGTCAACCGCGTAATTGTTATGTTCTTCCATTCCCGTCGCGACGGTCAGGATGTTGGGGTCAAAAATGATGTCCTCGGCCGGGAAACCTACTTCGTCCACCAAAATGCGGTAGGCACGTTCGCAGATTTCAATGCGGCGCTCGTAGTTGTCGGCCTGGCCTTTTTCGTCAAAAGCCATCACCACCGTAGCGGCGCCGTAGCGAAGCACGGTCCGGGCCGATTCCTTGAATTTCTCTTCTCCTTCTTTGAGAGAAATCGAGTTCACGATAGATTTCCCCTGCACGCATTTTAGCCCTGATTCGATCACCTCCCATTTCGAGGAGTCGATCATCAGCGGTACTTTGGAAATGTCGGGCTCGGATGCGATCAGGTTCACAAATGTCTTCATCGCCTCCACACCGTCGATCATCCCTTCGTCGAGGTTAACGTCTATCACCTGCGCGCCGCTTTCTACCTGCTCGCGCGCAATGCTCAGCGCTTCGTCGTATTTGCTCTCGCGGATCAGGCGGGCGAATTTCTTCGA includes:
- the metH gene encoding methionine synthase — encoded protein: MVATQKADIREILKNRILVLDGAMGTMIQRYKLQDHDYRGERFADWPHDVKGNNDLLSLTRPDIIKEIHAAYFAAGADIAETNTFSGTTIAMADYGMEEIVYELNYESARLAREVADEFTEREPHKPRFVAGSIGPTNRTASLSPDVNNPGFRAISFDQLVEAYYEQVKGLTDGGCDLLLVETIFDTLNAKAALFAIDQFFADAKAGKVEHLESWRIEPGQALPIMISGTITDASGRTLSGQTTEAFLTSVSHLPLLSVGLNCALGADLMRPYVQIMAKESPFYTSAHPNAGLPNEMGEYDETPEQMGEVIDGFLRDNLVNIIGGCCGTTPDHIRVIAEIAGKHSPRPLPASETVMKLSGLEPVKINALTNFVNIGERCNVTGSKKFARLIRESKYDEALSIAREQVESGAQVIDVNLDEGMIDGVEAMKTFVNLIASEPDISKVPLMIDSSKWEVIESGLKCVQGKSIVNSISLKEGEEKFKESARTVLRYGAATVVMAFDEKGQADNYERRIEICERAYRILVDEVGFPAEDIIFDPNILTVATGMEEHNNYAVDFINSVRWIKENLPHAKVSGGVSNVSFSFRGNEPVREAIHTAFLYHAIKAGMDMGIVNAGQIGIYDEIPKDVLELVEDVLLNRRADATERLVTYAETVKDKGKSQSGPDLSWRQLPVKERISHALVKGIADYVDEDTEECRLLFDRPLEVIEGPLMDGMSIVGDLFGEGKMFLPQVVKSARVMKKAVAYLQPFIEAEKQDGGSSAGKILLATVKGDVHDIGKNIVGVVLGCNNYEIIDLGVMVPTDKILAAAQEHNVDIIGLSGLITPSLDEMVGVAKEMERRSMKMPLLIGGATTSRIHTAVKIDPNYSGPVIHVLDASRSVPVAGKLIQSEQSQAEVLADIKAEYAKLRDDHSKRGGEKAHVAIGKARDNKAKIDWTNFQAVKPQFLGTRVYDDYDLAEISKYIDWTPFFQTWQLHGKYPKIFDDAVVGKEAQRLFEDAAVLLGEIIRDKTLKARAVVGFWPANSIGDDIVLHHFNEETREVLCERHGSHQHIEYKISQQGVENLNAGELVADTAAVLHHLRQQSQKAANLPNYCLSDFVAPLESGHTDYVGGFAVTAGVGIEALLEKYEKDHDDYNSIMIKALADRLVEALAELMHEKVRKELWGYAKEESFSNEELIKEEYKGIRPAPGYPACPDHTEKRHLFDLLNAEELGITLTESFAMYPASSVSGWYFSHPDSRYFPVGKIYKDQVEDYARRKNMPVEEIEKWLSPVLAY